In the genome of Ensifer adhaerens, one region contains:
- a CDS encoding serine hydroxymethyltransferase — MSATAGFFTKTLAETDPDIFGAIEKELGRQRHEIELIASENIVSRAVLEAQGSIMTNKYAEGYPGKRYYGGCQFVDIAEELAIERAKKLFGVNFANVQPNSGSQMNQAVFLALLQPGDTFMGLDLNSGGHLTHGSPVNMSGKWFNVVSYGVREDDHQLDMDDVAEKARKFKPKLIIAGGTAYSRIWDWKRFREIADEVGAYLMVDMAHIAGLVAGGQHPSPFPHCHVATSTTHKSLRGPRGGMILTNDEDLAKKFNSAVFPGLQGGPLMHVIAAKAVAFGEALQPEFKDYAAQVVKNAKALADTLISHNLDIVSGGTDNHLMLVDLRKKNATGKRAEAGLGRAYITCNKNGIPFDPEKPFVTSGVRLGTPAGTTRGFKEAEFKEIGNLIVEVLDGLKVANSDEGNASVEAGVRSKVVELTNRFPMYPYMA, encoded by the coding sequence ATGAGCGCGACTGCTGGCTTTTTCACCAAGACCCTTGCTGAAACCGATCCGGATATTTTCGGCGCCATCGAGAAGGAGCTCGGTCGCCAGCGTCACGAGATCGAACTGATCGCATCCGAAAACATCGTCTCCCGCGCCGTTCTGGAAGCGCAGGGTTCGATCATGACGAACAAGTATGCCGAGGGCTATCCGGGCAAGCGCTACTATGGCGGCTGCCAGTTCGTCGATATCGCCGAAGAACTGGCGATCGAACGCGCCAAGAAGCTCTTCGGCGTCAACTTCGCCAACGTTCAGCCGAACTCCGGTTCGCAGATGAACCAGGCCGTGTTCCTCGCGCTCCTGCAGCCGGGCGACACCTTCATGGGCCTCGACCTCAACTCGGGTGGTCACCTGACCCATGGCTCGCCGGTCAACATGTCCGGCAAATGGTTCAACGTCGTCTCCTATGGCGTGCGTGAAGACGACCACCAGCTCGACATGGACGACGTTGCCGAGAAGGCCCGGAAGTTCAAGCCGAAGCTGATCATTGCCGGCGGCACGGCCTATTCCCGTATCTGGGACTGGAAGCGCTTCCGCGAGATCGCTGACGAAGTCGGCGCCTATCTCATGGTCGACATGGCCCACATCGCCGGCCTCGTCGCCGGTGGCCAGCATCCGTCGCCGTTCCCGCATTGCCATGTCGCCACCTCCACGACTCACAAGTCGCTGCGCGGCCCGCGTGGCGGCATGATCCTGACGAACGACGAGGATCTGGCGAAGAAGTTCAACTCGGCCGTCTTCCCCGGCCTGCAGGGCGGCCCGCTCATGCATGTCATCGCCGCAAAGGCCGTCGCCTTCGGCGAAGCGCTGCAGCCCGAGTTCAAGGACTATGCCGCCCAGGTCGTCAAGAACGCCAAGGCGCTTGCCGACACGCTGATCAGCCATAACCTCGACATCGTCTCGGGCGGCACCGACAATCACCTGATGCTCGTCGACCTTCGCAAGAAGAACGCGACTGGCAAGCGTGCGGAAGCCGGCCTCGGCCGCGCCTACATCACCTGCAACAAGAACGGCATCCCGTTCGACCCCGAAAAACCCTTCGTCACCTCCGGCGTTCGTCTCGGCACGCCGGCCGGCACGACGCGCGGCTTCAAGGAGGCCGAATTCAAGGAAATCGGCAACCTGATCGTCGAAGTTCTCGACGGCCTCAAAGTCGCCAATTCCGACGAAGGCAATGCATCCGTCGAAGCCGGTGTGCGTTCCAAGGTGGTTGAACTGACGAACCGCTTCCCCATGTATCCCTACATGGCGTAA
- a CDS encoding 1,2-diacylglycerol 3-beta-galactosyltransferase, whose protein sequence is MTALTRLIEKEKPGWQVTPVDLQALLEPIDPVYKLTRRVTGSLKRLLRPVAPSFSTIEPWQAQDIYNSALKRGVTTGMGAILPVLQRFIARYATEIEPLLAKRWKDPATPRPDLVVSVIPNFNWVLYGALRRALPNVPYATVITDFADCPPHFWMEDQDQIMICGTDLAYRQAVATGFYKPQDIHLVSGMILKDNFYTPPPADAPTRERLGLSANGPVALIMFGGNGASSATNNILTQLDKTGLGIESIVMCGRNTTLLESLEDRPGCRPIGFVNNVADYMRLADFFIGKPGPGSVAEALHMGLPVIVEKNSNTMPQERPNPDWIAEKGVGVVISSFRKDTGSAARQVLADLKHFQDNIRSNVPDNRAVYETVAIFERYLMKADRHMVASAQATMAADT, encoded by the coding sequence ATGACGGCGCTGACGCGACTGATCGAGAAGGAGAAACCGGGCTGGCAGGTGACACCTGTGGATCTGCAGGCTCTGCTCGAGCCGATTGATCCCGTCTACAAGCTGACGCGCCGGGTGACCGGCTCCCTGAAACGGTTACTGCGCCCTGTTGCCCCAAGCTTCAGCACCATCGAGCCCTGGCAGGCGCAGGACATCTACAATAGCGCGCTCAAGCGTGGGGTCACCACTGGCATGGGCGCGATCCTGCCCGTGCTGCAGCGCTTCATCGCGCGCTATGCGACCGAGATCGAACCTTTGCTGGCAAAGCGCTGGAAAGATCCGGCGACCCCTCGCCCCGATCTGGTCGTCTCCGTCATTCCAAATTTCAACTGGGTTCTCTACGGCGCGCTCCGCCGCGCGCTGCCAAACGTTCCCTACGCAACCGTCATTACCGACTTCGCCGATTGCCCGCCGCATTTCTGGATGGAGGATCAGGACCAGATCATGATCTGCGGCACGGATCTCGCCTATCGGCAGGCGGTTGCAACCGGTTTCTACAAGCCGCAAGACATCCATCTCGTCTCAGGCATGATCCTGAAGGACAATTTCTATACGCCGCCGCCTGCAGATGCGCCGACGCGCGAGCGGCTCGGGCTTTCGGCCAACGGTCCGGTGGCGCTGATCATGTTCGGCGGCAATGGGGCCTCCAGTGCGACCAACAACATCCTCACCCAACTGGACAAGACAGGGCTCGGCATCGAATCGATCGTCATGTGCGGACGCAACACGACGCTATTGGAATCGCTTGAAGATCGCCCCGGCTGCCGACCGATCGGCTTCGTCAACAATGTCGCCGACTATATGCGGCTTGCGGATTTCTTCATCGGCAAGCCCGGGCCGGGCAGCGTGGCTGAAGCGCTGCATATGGGTCTCCCGGTCATCGTCGAAAAGAATTCGAACACGATGCCCCAGGAGCGTCCCAATCCGGACTGGATCGCCGAAAAGGGCGTCGGCGTCGTCATTTCAAGCTTCCGCAAGGACACTGGCAGCGCCGCACGGCAGGTCCTGGCGGATCTGAAGCACTTTCAGGACAATATCCGCAGCAACGTCCCGGATAATCGCGCCGTCTACGAGACGGTCGCAATCTTCGAGCGCTACCTGATGAAAGCAGACCGTCACATGGTCGCCAGCGCCCAAGCCACGATGGCGGCGGACACCTGA
- a CDS encoding cholesterol transport system auxiliary component — MQALTTTNRVTKFTAAFLLAAGMGLSSCATSAPKDTFGLTATPSVSGPTRKGRQVLIANPVATQMLDSQNVVVHVSGQEYQFLGDSQWSDRLPKLVQLKLAQAFQNSGKVGGAGLPGDGLAIDEQIQTTINTFEVSASEGVAVVDISARMLNDRNGQVRASRNFRAAVPINGAGNKAYIAALNSAFGQVSAAIVAWALATM; from the coding sequence GTGCAGGCTTTGACGACGACCAACCGTGTGACCAAATTCACAGCAGCCTTTTTACTTGCGGCGGGCATGGGCCTTTCGTCCTGTGCGACTTCTGCGCCTAAGGACACGTTTGGCCTGACGGCCACCCCGTCCGTCTCCGGACCGACCCGGAAGGGGCGGCAGGTGCTGATCGCCAATCCGGTCGCGACCCAGATGCTCGACAGCCAGAACGTGGTGGTGCATGTGTCCGGCCAGGAATACCAGTTCCTGGGAGACAGCCAATGGTCCGACCGGCTGCCGAAACTGGTTCAGCTGAAGCTTGCCCAGGCCTTCCAGAATTCCGGCAAGGTCGGAGGCGCCGGCCTGCCGGGTGACGGGTTGGCCATCGATGAGCAGATCCAGACGACGATCAACACATTCGAAGTCTCGGCTTCGGAGGGTGTTGCCGTGGTGGACATCTCGGCGCGCATGCTCAACGACCGCAACGGCCAGGTCCGCGCCTCCAGGAATTTCCGCGCAGCCGTGCCGATCAATGGTGCCGGCAACAAGGCCTATATCGCGGCGTTGAACTCCGCCTTCGGTCAGGTGTCCGCCGCCATCGTGGCTTGGGCGCTGGCGACCATGTGA
- a CDS encoding phospholipid/cholesterol/gamma-HCH transport system substrate-binding protein: MKFETGESLIGRTMETKANYAIVGFFTVAVVAAAFVFVFWMSQYGRQGPMSDLIIRIPGSANGLSVGSAVRFNGIQIGSVKSLAIDATDPNYSVAFTQVNADAPIYESTKAVLGIQGLTGAAYIELSGGKPGGLNLLEEARKTGRAPMLLADQSSVTNLLATADKILKRADEAVGQIQTFAADAREPLTNTVKNAETFSKALADNADGVNKFLASVGKLSDTVNGLSGRLDGTLASVDSLIKAVDPKKVDSILANANTVTANLAQSSGEIKTSLDKFNKAADNIATLASSANETLAKADKLIAAVDPDKVKTSVEDASQAVANARSAVQDIKSITNDINNRRHEIDQAISDASELASKLNKASNRVDGILAKVDNMLGSGDSSSLMAQARETLAAYKEVAVTLNAKIGPIADNLSRFSSQGLGGIQALVGDMRQAVDNLNRTITNFDNDPQRLIFGGDQVKTFDGRTRR, translated from the coding sequence GTGAAATTCGAAACGGGCGAAAGCCTGATTGGCCGGACAATGGAAACCAAAGCGAATTACGCAATAGTCGGATTCTTCACGGTGGCAGTCGTCGCCGCGGCGTTCGTGTTCGTCTTCTGGATGTCCCAATATGGGCGTCAGGGGCCGATGTCGGATCTGATCATCCGTATCCCGGGCTCCGCGAATGGGTTGTCCGTTGGCTCCGCCGTGCGCTTCAACGGTATCCAGATCGGCTCAGTGAAGTCGCTGGCCATAGATGCCACCGACCCCAACTATTCCGTCGCCTTCACGCAGGTGAATGCGGATGCGCCGATCTATGAGTCGACCAAGGCCGTGCTGGGAATCCAGGGCCTGACGGGCGCCGCCTATATCGAGCTTTCCGGCGGCAAGCCTGGCGGCCTCAACCTTCTCGAGGAGGCGCGCAAGACCGGACGCGCGCCCATGCTGCTGGCCGACCAGTCGAGCGTGACGAACCTGCTGGCAACGGCGGACAAGATCCTGAAGCGCGCCGATGAGGCAGTTGGTCAGATTCAGACCTTTGCGGCCGACGCCCGTGAACCGTTGACGAATACGGTCAAGAACGCCGAGACCTTCAGCAAGGCGCTGGCTGACAATGCCGATGGGGTCAATAAATTCCTGGCGAGCGTCGGCAAGCTCTCGGACACGGTCAACGGTCTGTCTGGCCGTCTCGACGGAACGCTTGCCTCGGTGGATTCACTGATCAAGGCGGTTGATCCGAAGAAGGTCGACAGCATCCTCGCCAACGCCAATACCGTGACGGCGAACCTTGCCCAGAGCTCCGGCGAGATCAAGACGTCCCTGGACAAGTTCAACAAGGCGGCCGACAACATCGCGACGCTTGCGTCCTCAGCCAACGAAACACTCGCCAAGGCCGACAAGCTGATCGCTGCGGTCGATCCCGACAAGGTCAAGACGTCGGTGGAGGATGCTTCGCAGGCTGTGGCCAATGCGCGTTCGGCCGTGCAGGACATCAAGTCCATCACGAACGACATCAACAACCGCCGTCATGAGATCGATCAGGCCATCAGCGATGCGTCCGAACTTGCCTCCAAGCTCAACAAGGCGTCCAACCGCGTCGACGGAATTCTCGCCAAGGTGGACAACATGCTGGGCTCGGGCGACAGCTCCTCGCTGATGGCGCAGGCCCGGGAGACGCTGGCCGCTTACAAGGAAGTCGCCGTGACGCTGAACGCGAAGATCGGCCCGATCGCGGACAATCTCTCTCGCTTCTCGTCGCAGGGGCTCGGCGGCATCCAGGCGCTTGTCGGCGACATGCGACAGGCGGTGGACAATCTCAACCGAACGATTACCAATTTCGACAACGATCCGCAGCGGTTGATTTTCGGCGGCGATCAGGTGAAGACTTTCGACGGACGGACCCGTCGTTGA
- a CDS encoding phospholipid/cholesterol/gamma-HCH transport system ATP-binding protein, whose protein sequence is MADEAKNDDIILSVKGVTVAFGEKVVLDNLDLDVRRGEILGFVGASGTGKSVLMRTILKLVPRKSGTISILGHDYDSLDAKERVEMDTRLGVLFQHGALFSALTVKENIQLPMREYLDLSQPMMDEFARLKIELVGLEPDAADKFPSELSGGMIKRAALARALALDPDLVFLDEPTSGLDPIGAAEFDELIARLRDTLGLTVYMVTHDLDSLFSVCDRIAVLGKKRVLVTGTIEEMLDFDDEWVQAYFRGKRARTIVKPAASGHG, encoded by the coding sequence ATGGCGGACGAAGCGAAGAACGACGACATCATCCTCTCGGTCAAGGGCGTCACCGTCGCCTTTGGTGAGAAGGTCGTGCTCGACAATCTCGATCTCGATGTGCGGCGCGGCGAAATCCTGGGCTTCGTGGGTGCCTCGGGCACGGGCAAGTCGGTGCTGATGCGCACGATCCTCAAGCTCGTGCCGCGGAAATCCGGCACGATCTCTATCCTGGGCCATGATTACGATTCGCTCGATGCCAAGGAGCGCGTCGAGATGGATACCCGGCTCGGCGTTCTCTTCCAGCACGGCGCGCTGTTTTCCGCGCTGACCGTGAAGGAGAACATCCAGCTCCCGATGCGCGAATATCTCGATCTGTCTCAGCCGATGATGGATGAGTTCGCGCGATTGAAGATCGAGCTGGTGGGGTTGGAGCCGGACGCGGCCGACAAGTTTCCCTCGGAACTGTCGGGCGGCATGATCAAGCGCGCCGCGCTGGCACGTGCGCTCGCGCTCGATCCGGACCTCGTCTTTCTTGACGAGCCGACCTCGGGTCTCGACCCGATCGGTGCGGCGGAATTCGACGAACTGATCGCGCGGCTCCGGGACACGCTTGGCCTGACGGTCTACATGGTGACGCACGACCTCGATAGTCTGTTCTCGGTCTGCGACCGTATTGCTGTCCTGGGTAAGAAGCGCGTGCTTGTGACCGGGACCATCGAGGAAATGCTCGATTTCGATGATGAATGGGTACAGGCCTATTTCCGGGGAAAAAGAGCAAGAACGATTGTGAAGCCTGCCGCAAGCGGGCATGGGTGA